Proteins found in one archaeon genomic segment:
- a CDS encoding NADH-quinone oxidoreductase subunit L, protein MELVLIPYYMMWLVFGLPLVGSLATAALRKAGRVSNYVAVAFSLLSALAALTMILPILEGVSLESVDYTVHWISGLNLTFGVLSDPFTAILANVVAWVSFLIMVYSLEYMKDDPSSNRYFFFVSLFIGSMQLIVLSDNLLSLFVGWEMVGLCSYALIGHYWKDETKNWVGTPGDKALGEEQAYSPSHAGMKAFVMTRVGDVAMLAGILILFFYAGTFNYRELAASSGAWLPALANAGLLVPVALLIFGGAVGKSAQFPLHEWLPDAMAGPAPVSALIHAATMVKAGVVLVARIAPLFYFAVLANPSLGVSSVQPFFLTVAWIGAFTAFLAATQALVGFELKKILAYSTISQIGYMMMAIGVAGLSTDFVQGLSSGLYHLMSHAIFKACLFLAAGALIHAADSKYISDMGAMRNKMKLTFAAFLIAVASLSGLPPFSGFWSKDAVLATAWSAGQYALFAAGALTAGLTAFYSFRMLGMVFFGSKSKRLEEVEAQGHHLHEPSAIMWVPYAILAAATVLFGLVALAGQAVPSLNLEATFDSAATGYIQLLYPQAPVGQGAGFEAAPSGIALLFVAIGFGVAYLGYVARRWAPGSLSAAGFGRSLYVFFEKRWYINAVYYKVFVNAPLGASRWLNDTFDFKGLFRVNDAGSLLGNRLSTAGNWLDVRVVDGTANGISSFGQRISRGLRRIQTGIVEQYVQVFAAGVVLLFIFFLLAFGVKL, encoded by the coding sequence GTGGAGCTGGTACTGATCCCATACTACATGATGTGGCTCGTCTTTGGGCTCCCGCTGGTCGGTTCCCTGGCCACGGCGGCCCTCCGCAAAGCGGGGAGGGTCTCCAACTACGTGGCCGTCGCTTTCTCTCTCCTCTCTGCCCTTGCCGCTCTGACCATGATCCTTCCCATCCTCGAGGGGGTAAGCCTGGAGTCGGTCGACTACACCGTGCACTGGATCTCAGGCCTGAACCTCACATTCGGCGTGCTGTCGGACCCGTTCACCGCGATTCTAGCCAACGTTGTCGCGTGGGTCAGCTTCCTGATCATGGTGTACAGCCTCGAATACATGAAGGACGACCCGAGTTCCAACCGCTACTTCTTCTTCGTGAGCCTCTTCATCGGGAGCATGCAGCTCATCGTCCTCTCCGACAACCTCCTCTCTCTCTTCGTCGGATGGGAGATGGTCGGGCTCTGCAGCTACGCCCTGATTGGTCACTACTGGAAGGACGAGACCAAGAACTGGGTCGGGACTCCGGGCGACAAGGCCCTCGGAGAGGAGCAGGCGTATTCGCCCTCCCATGCTGGGATGAAGGCCTTCGTCATGACAAGGGTAGGAGACGTCGCGATGCTGGCCGGGATCCTGATCCTCTTCTTTTACGCAGGGACGTTCAACTACAGAGAGCTTGCCGCGTCCTCTGGCGCCTGGCTCCCGGCCCTTGCGAATGCGGGCCTGCTCGTCCCGGTCGCCCTCCTGATCTTCGGCGGGGCTGTCGGCAAGTCGGCCCAGTTCCCTCTCCACGAGTGGCTCCCTGACGCAATGGCGGGCCCCGCGCCAGTCTCCGCCCTGATCCACGCCGCGACGATGGTCAAGGCGGGGGTCGTGCTCGTCGCCCGGATCGCTCCCCTGTTCTACTTCGCGGTCCTCGCCAACCCGTCGCTGGGCGTCTCATCGGTCCAGCCCTTCTTCCTCACAGTCGCTTGGATTGGGGCCTTCACCGCCTTCCTCGCCGCGACTCAGGCGCTCGTGGGCTTCGAGCTCAAGAAGATTCTGGCCTATTCGACCATCTCCCAGATCGGCTACATGATGATGGCGATCGGGGTCGCGGGCCTCTCCACCGACTTCGTCCAGGGGCTCTCCTCGGGGCTCTACCACCTGATGAGCCACGCGATCTTCAAGGCCTGCCTCTTCCTTGCGGCGGGCGCCCTGATCCACGCCGCGGATTCGAAGTACATCAGCGATATGGGCGCGATGCGGAACAAGATGAAGCTCACCTTCGCGGCCTTCCTGATCGCAGTCGCATCGCTCTCCGGACTCCCTCCTTTCAGCGGATTTTGGAGCAAGGACGCGGTCCTGGCGACAGCGTGGAGCGCCGGACAGTACGCCCTCTTCGCGGCCGGAGCCCTTACCGCGGGCCTGACGGCCTTCTACTCCTTCAGGATGCTCGGCATGGTCTTCTTCGGCTCCAAGAGCAAGCGCCTCGAGGAGGTCGAGGCGCAGGGGCATCACCTCCATGAGCCGAGCGCGATAATGTGGGTCCCGTATGCGATACTCGCCGCTGCCACGGTCCTATTTGGGCTCGTCGCACTTGCCGGACAGGCGGTGCCTTCGCTGAACCTCGAGGCGACCTTCGACTCTGCGGCGACAGGGTACATCCAACTTCTCTACCCCCAGGCGCCTGTCGGCCAAGGAGCGGGCTTCGAGGCCGCCCCCTCCGGAATCGCGCTTCTCTTCGTTGCCATCGGCTTCGGAGTGGCCTACCTCGGATACGTCGCGAGGCGCTGGGCTCCAGGATCGCTCTCGGCCGCGGGGTTCGGGCGCAGCCTTTACGTCTTCTTCGAGAAGCGCTGGTACATCAACGCGGTCTACTACAAGGTTTTCGTCAACGCGCCCTTGGGGGCCTCCAGATGGCTCAATGACACCTTCGACTTCAAGGGGCTCTTCAGGGTCAACGACGCCGGCTCCCTCCTAGGGAACAGGCTCTCCACCGCCGGGAACTGGCTCGACGTCAGGGTCGTCGACGGCACGGCCAACGGCATCTCCTCCTTCGGGCAGCGAATCTCGCGCGGCCTCAGGCGAATTCAGACGGGTATAGTGGAGCAGTACGTCCAGGTCTTCGCGGCGGGCGTGGTCCTCCTCTTCATCTTCTTCCTACTGGCCTTCGGGGTGAAGCTCTGA
- a CDS encoding L-myo-inositol-1-phosphate synthase → MPVRVALAGVGNCASVFLQGLEFYSKGKSAGLWHPSVAGLRPGDVKVVAAFDIDQRKVGLDLSKAAFATPNVVRRYADLRRSGVKVKAGVSSGDIPPHLKGSKLTKSGTASVAGELESADADILVNMISSGSDASSEAYAAAALKAGCAFVNCTPALLLKRNKLAAAYAKAKLPLVGDDLMSQFGGTVFHKGLLGMMVKRGVKISKSYQLDVGGGSETLNTIDESIKMAKREVKTTSVASEVPYKFETIAGTTDYVDYMGNDRTSYFWFEGSGFMNSGISVDVYLRSSDGANAGNVLLDVIRATHRARKTGKTGTVGEICAYGFKSPPKPTGFEEAARKFAALYL, encoded by the coding sequence ATGCCCGTCAGGGTGGCTCTTGCGGGCGTCGGCAATTGCGCCTCGGTCTTCCTTCAGGGCCTGGAATTCTACTCGAAGGGTAAGTCAGCCGGGCTCTGGCACCCCAGCGTGGCCGGCCTGCGCCCCGGCGATGTCAAGGTGGTGGCTGCGTTCGACATCGACCAAAGAAAAGTAGGCCTCGACCTCTCCAAGGCCGCCTTTGCGACCCCCAACGTAGTCCGAAGATACGCCGACCTCCGGAGGTCAGGCGTCAAGGTCAAGGCGGGCGTTTCCTCCGGGGACATTCCGCCGCACCTGAAGGGGAGTAAGCTGACGAAGTCTGGTACTGCCTCTGTGGCCGGAGAGCTAGAGTCGGCGGACGCGGACATCCTGGTCAACATGATCTCTTCGGGATCCGACGCATCGTCCGAGGCTTACGCCGCGGCGGCGCTCAAGGCCGGATGCGCCTTCGTGAACTGTACGCCTGCGCTCCTTCTCAAGAGGAACAAACTTGCGGCCGCCTACGCGAAGGCGAAGCTTCCCCTGGTCGGGGACGACCTCATGAGCCAGTTCGGGGGCACGGTCTTCCACAAAGGCCTCCTCGGGATGATGGTCAAGAGGGGCGTCAAGATCTCCAAGAGCTACCAGCTGGACGTTGGCGGAGGCTCTGAAACCCTCAACACGATTGACGAGTCGATCAAGATGGCCAAGAGAGAGGTGAAGACCACTTCCGTGGCTTCGGAGGTTCCTTACAAGTTCGAGACGATAGCGGGGACGACGGACTATGTCGACTACATGGGCAACGATAGGACGAGCTACTTCTGGTTCGAGGGGAGCGGTTTCATGAACTCCGGCATCTCCGTCGATGTCTACCTGAGGTCCTCAGACGGCGCCAACGCTGGGAACGTCCTCCTTGACGTGATCAGGGCCACCCACCGGGCAAGGAAGACCGGCAAGACGGGGACGGTGGGGGAGATCTGCGCCTATGGGTTCAAGTCTCCGCCGAAGCCAACGGGCTTCGAGGAAGCCGCTAGGAAGTTCGCAGCCCTCTACCTGTGA
- a CDS encoding NADH-quinone oxidoreductase subunit N: protein MLAGYILAGVLAASMLLIALATLYPSGSSPFGDLISPDQLGGVFALVTVGVTLAVTVASFETTKGSSAPVYYSLLSFTALGMALLAYSRDLLMLFVAWELMSLPTYALAGYDKKLRSNEAAVKYAIIGAMSSAIILYAISLAYGLTGSTQISAVVAGFYAHPTALAGISTLLFVAGFGFKMSIVPFHMWIPDAYEGAPTTVSTLLAAATKKAGFVAAIRVLLGITTLYAVTQNPLFTMANVFAVLALLTMTVGNVAALTQKSMTRLLAYSSIAQAGYILIGFVAFSADPTSNAASIGLTGSILHVINHATMKGAAFLAAAAVLLQLKRADLGAYDGLARRMPITAFTMTIALLSLAGVPPLSGFWSKLLLFLSVANGPFAWLALAAILNSAFSLGYYAWIIKRMFVDEPENPERVREPIWFVVVFAVLVGLIVGIGLFPQQAISFASGAASSLFG from the coding sequence ATGCTCGCCGGGTACATACTGGCCGGGGTCCTCGCCGCCTCCATGCTCCTGATCGCACTCGCGACCCTCTATCCCTCCGGCTCCTCGCCCTTCGGCGACCTGATCTCCCCCGACCAGCTCGGAGGCGTCTTCGCGCTCGTCACAGTGGGAGTGACACTCGCGGTCACCGTCGCCTCCTTCGAGACGACCAAGGGCTCCTCGGCGCCGGTCTACTACAGCCTCCTCTCCTTCACCGCCCTGGGCATGGCGCTCCTGGCCTACTCCAGGGACCTGTTGATGCTCTTCGTTGCGTGGGAGCTGATGAGCCTCCCCACCTATGCCCTAGCCGGCTATGACAAGAAGCTGAGGTCCAACGAAGCCGCCGTCAAGTACGCCATTATCGGCGCCATGTCCTCCGCGATCATCCTGTACGCCATCAGCCTCGCCTACGGGCTCACTGGCAGCACCCAGATCTCCGCGGTCGTCGCCGGGTTCTACGCGCACCCCACGGCGCTGGCGGGCATCTCGACCCTCCTCTTCGTCGCGGGCTTCGGGTTCAAGATGTCCATCGTGCCCTTCCACATGTGGATACCAGACGCATACGAGGGAGCCCCGACCACAGTCAGCACCCTGCTGGCCGCAGCGACCAAGAAGGCAGGCTTCGTCGCGGCGATCCGCGTCCTCCTTGGGATCACGACGCTCTACGCGGTGACCCAGAACCCCCTCTTTACCATGGCCAACGTCTTCGCCGTGCTTGCGCTTCTGACAATGACCGTCGGAAACGTCGCCGCGCTGACCCAGAAGAGCATGACGAGGCTCCTCGCATACTCAAGCATCGCCCAGGCCGGATACATACTGATAGGGTTCGTCGCCTTCTCCGCGGACCCCACATCTAACGCGGCGTCGATCGGCCTCACCGGCTCTATCCTGCACGTGATCAACCACGCGACAATGAAGGGCGCGGCCTTCCTGGCGGCCGCCGCGGTGCTCTTGCAGCTCAAGCGTGCCGACCTCGGAGCCTACGACGGATTGGCCCGGAGGATGCCCATTACTGCTTTCACGATGACCATAGCCTTGCTCTCTCTGGCAGGCGTCCCGCCGTTGAGTGGATTCTGGAGCAAGCTCCTTCTCTTCCTCTCGGTGGCCAACGGGCCCTTCGCCTGGCTGGCCCTCGCTGCCATTCTCAACAGCGCCTTCAGCCTCGGGTACTATGCATGGATAATCAAGCGGATGTTCGTTGACGAGCCTGAGAACCCGGAGAGGGTCAGGGAGCCGATTTGGTTCGTAGTCGTATTCGCGGTCCTCGTGGGCCTGATAGTCGGAATCGGGCTCTTCCCGCAGCAGGCGATCAGCTTCGCTTCAGGCGCGGCCTCGAGCCTCTTCGGCTAG
- a CDS encoding NADH-quinone oxidoreductase subunit H, producing the protein MSKPITTFEDFIKRILKVVFWVALFLPLIGVPIYYALDGIFHFPIDFFALATVKPLDFLAFQLNLINTEPFRTLFALTVFPGFTFVAVYSTIFMGWVERKFTAKIQLRTGPMYAGKFEGIAQNFADFFKLLFKEIIIPNGVDTATFVAIPFALMAVAGALIALVPLSPTTYIANPTVGAILVFAILGFSPLIVLLAGWASNSKYPFLGGLRALHQLVAYEIPLILSLLGAVILSGSLNLAPLVPGGPSIVTAQARIPYILLQPLGAAVFFVGALAELERIPFDLPEADSELVAGWQTEYTSMLFGTFQLANFSRMYIMAGLFTTFFLGGWLGPAPVPPEVWFILKTTAVMIAMMLPRSVMPRVRIDQLLRAGWVKLLAASFLNLFLTMVIVSLGIA; encoded by the coding sequence GTGTCGAAGCCTATCACTACCTTCGAGGACTTCATCAAGAGGATTCTGAAGGTCGTCTTCTGGGTCGCGCTCTTCCTCCCGCTGATAGGCGTCCCGATCTATTACGCCCTCGACGGAATCTTCCATTTCCCCATCGACTTCTTCGCGCTCGCGACCGTGAAGCCCCTGGACTTCCTGGCCTTCCAGCTTAACCTGATCAACACCGAGCCCTTCAGGACCCTCTTCGCGCTCACGGTCTTCCCTGGCTTCACCTTCGTCGCCGTCTATTCCACGATCTTCATGGGCTGGGTCGAGCGCAAGTTCACGGCAAAGATCCAGCTGAGGACCGGACCGATGTACGCAGGAAAGTTCGAGGGCATCGCCCAGAACTTTGCAGACTTCTTCAAGCTCCTCTTCAAGGAGATAATCATCCCCAACGGGGTCGACACCGCGACCTTCGTCGCGATCCCCTTCGCATTGATGGCGGTCGCGGGAGCCCTCATCGCACTGGTGCCCCTGTCGCCCACCACCTACATCGCGAACCCTACAGTTGGCGCCATTCTCGTCTTCGCCATCCTTGGCTTCTCGCCGCTGATCGTGCTCCTCGCAGGATGGGCGAGCAACAGCAAGTATCCCTTCCTGGGCGGACTGAGGGCCCTCCACCAGCTCGTCGCCTACGAGATCCCTCTGATACTCTCGCTCCTCGGGGCTGTCATCCTTTCCGGCTCGCTCAACCTCGCGCCACTCGTCCCCGGAGGCCCGAGCATAGTGACGGCCCAGGCGAGAATCCCCTACATCCTGCTCCAGCCGCTGGGCGCCGCCGTCTTCTTCGTGGGGGCGCTCGCGGAGCTCGAACGTATACCCTTCGACCTTCCCGAGGCCGACAGCGAGCTTGTTGCCGGGTGGCAGACCGAGTACACGAGCATGCTCTTCGGGACCTTCCAGCTTGCGAACTTCTCGAGGATGTACATCATGGCAGGGCTCTTCACCACCTTCTTCCTTGGAGGCTGGCTGGGGCCCGCGCCCGTCCCTCCCGAGGTCTGGTTCATCCTGAAGACGACCGCCGTCATGATTGCCATGATGCTCCCTCGAAGCGTGATGCCAAGGGTCAGGATCGACCAGCTCCTCCGCGCCGGCTGGGTCAAACTCCTCGCCGCCTCCTTCCTCAACCTCTTCCTTACAATGGTCATCGTCTCCCTGGGGATTGCATAG
- a CDS encoding translation initiation factor: protein MEMRRFGKPTTVIEGIKMSEKDMHELSSKMKRALATGGTVKDGIMILQGDHRESAAKMLMQNGFSEGSIEVI, encoded by the coding sequence ATGGAGATGCGCCGCTTCGGCAAGCCCACCACAGTCATCGAGGGGATCAAGATGAGCGAGAAGGACATGCACGAGCTGAGCTCCAAGATGAAGCGCGCCCTCGCCACGGGCGGGACTGTCAAGGACGGAATCATGATCCTCCAGGGGGACCATCGGGAGAGCGCAGCCAAGATGCTGATGCAGAACGGATTCTCCGAGGGCTCGATCGAAGTAATCTAG
- a CDS encoding NADH-quinone oxidoreductase subunit M, whose product MSFVLSVLVFLPLLAAPSVYLATRANRRAGLYLSLALGAVVLAIALYTSWAVYSSPPAPGQYQLSERYSWINFRPVGLDFHLGVDGLSSPLLLVSALLTVLAIFGSRKLIDHHEPEYYSLIFLFEGAIMGVFTSLNLILFYVFWEVVLIPMFFFIGVWGGPRRKYAAMKFIIFTYAGSTIMLLGFLYVYLGMGSSPSFDIQDLSGHIPVALQYLPLLASFIGFAVKLPLVPFHTWLPDAHVEAPSPISVLLAGVLLKMGGYGFLRISMGLFPQASYQYAWVFLVLGLFSMFYGAAAAILQKDLKKMIAFTSINHMGFVLFGAYATLAYGNLLGVQGAIFQMFAHALAVGSLFMLSGYIQHQAGTREIPSLHGLGTSMPRTATILVLASAAAMGLPPFASFLAEFLVIAAGISAFSLTAISILVPVITAGYFLWMIRRVVLSAPEPGHEVHDMGWADVASFAAYLVPLVVLIVFSYLILTPAAPVAAYLWGLA is encoded by the coding sequence ATGAGCTTCGTCCTCTCCGTCCTGGTCTTCCTGCCTCTCCTAGCCGCCCCGTCAGTCTACCTGGCGACCCGCGCGAACAGGCGCGCCGGCCTCTACCTCTCGCTCGCTCTCGGAGCCGTGGTCCTCGCGATAGCTCTCTACACCTCCTGGGCGGTCTACTCGAGCCCTCCCGCGCCGGGGCAGTACCAGCTGTCCGAGCGCTACTCGTGGATCAACTTCAGGCCCGTGGGCCTCGACTTCCACCTGGGAGTGGACGGCCTCAGCTCGCCCCTCCTCCTAGTCTCAGCCCTCCTCACCGTGCTCGCGATCTTCGGGTCGCGGAAGCTGATCGACCACCACGAGCCTGAGTACTACTCGCTGATCTTCCTCTTCGAGGGCGCAATCATGGGCGTCTTCACCTCGCTCAACCTGATACTCTTCTACGTCTTCTGGGAGGTCGTCCTCATTCCGATGTTCTTCTTCATCGGAGTCTGGGGCGGCCCGAGGAGGAAGTACGCCGCTATGAAGTTCATCATTTTCACTTACGCCGGGAGCACGATAATGCTCCTCGGCTTCCTCTACGTCTACCTTGGGATGGGCAGCTCCCCGTCCTTCGACATCCAGGACCTCTCCGGGCACATCCCGGTCGCTCTGCAGTACCTTCCTCTCCTAGCTTCGTTCATCGGCTTCGCCGTGAAGCTTCCCCTCGTCCCCTTCCACACGTGGCTCCCGGACGCCCACGTCGAGGCCCCCTCGCCGATCTCTGTCCTCCTGGCCGGGGTCCTCCTCAAGATGGGAGGGTACGGCTTCCTCAGGATCAGCATGGGTCTCTTCCCCCAGGCCTCGTACCAGTACGCCTGGGTCTTCCTAGTCCTTGGGCTCTTCTCGATGTTCTACGGCGCCGCAGCCGCGATCCTGCAGAAGGACCTCAAGAAGATGATAGCGTTCACGAGCATCAACCACATGGGCTTCGTCCTCTTCGGGGCCTACGCGACCCTCGCGTACGGGAACCTCCTCGGGGTCCAGGGGGCGATCTTCCAGATGTTCGCCCACGCCCTCGCCGTCGGTAGCCTCTTCATGCTCTCCGGTTACATCCAGCACCAGGCCGGGACCAGGGAGATTCCTTCACTGCACGGACTCGGAACTTCGATGCCCAGGACTGCCACGATACTCGTCCTCGCCTCGGCCGCGGCCATGGGGCTTCCCCCTTTCGCGAGCTTCCTCGCCGAGTTCCTGGTCATAGCCGCGGGCATCTCGGCCTTCAGCCTGACCGCGATTTCAATCCTGGTCCCAGTCATAACGGCGGGATACTTCCTCTGGATGATCCGGAGGGTCGTCCTCTCGGCCCCTGAGCCGGGCCACGAGGTCCACGACATGGGCTGGGCCGACGTCGCCTCCTTCGCCGCATACCTCGTCCCGCTGGTCGTCCTGATCGTCTTCTCCTATCTCATCCTCACGCCGGCGGCCCCGGTCGCGGCCTATCTGTGGGGGTTGGCCTGA
- a CDS encoding ATPase, giving the protein MFLAAALPNPAAAQTPGTTSSGEKFLAAGIAFGLAALGAGVGVGTSGSAAIAAVTEKAEVRTTALIFVVLAEAIAIYGFAIAFIILGQS; this is encoded by the coding sequence ATGTTCCTTGCGGCAGCGCTACCGAACCCGGCGGCAGCACAGACCCCTGGCACGACTTCGAGCGGTGAGAAGTTCCTTGCAGCAGGGATCGCTTTCGGCCTGGCAGCCCTCGGCGCCGGCGTGGGAGTCGGTACCTCAGGCTCTGCGGCCATCGCCGCAGTCACTGAGAAGGCTGAGGTCAGGACGACGGCCCTCATCTTCGTGGTGCTCGCCGAGGCGATTGCGATCTACGGATTCGCGATAGCTTTCATCATCCTAGGCCAGTCCTAG
- a CDS encoding NADH-quinone oxidoreductase subunit J: MLSSTLLTCWRFRPRRKARSTRSSWTQRRGSPPTADAIFLGMLAVTVGGAIMALEAKEIVYGAIGLAGSLFGVATLFFLLDAPYVAVFQIAVYIGAVAVLILFTVMLVRQEKWAKELPTGSLARVAGIATGLAIAVAIALAAAATGLFNSTTTNPADFVRIGELISTSYAPVLEVLALVLAASIVAALTLSKVEREENA, from the coding sequence ATGCTCTCAAGTACACTCCTGACATGTTGGCGATTCCGCCCAAGGAGGAAGGCAAGAAGTACAAGGTCAAGCTGGACACAGAGAAGGGGGTCTCCACCCACGGCTGACGCGATCTTCCTTGGGATGCTGGCCGTCACGGTCGGCGGGGCGATCATGGCCCTCGAGGCCAAAGAGATCGTCTACGGCGCGATAGGCCTCGCCGGTTCGCTCTTCGGCGTCGCGACCCTATTCTTCCTCCTCGACGCGCCCTACGTTGCGGTCTTCCAGATCGCCGTCTACATCGGTGCAGTCGCGGTCCTGATACTCTTCACGGTCATGCTCGTCCGGCAGGAGAAGTGGGCCAAGGAGCTCCCGACCGGCTCACTCGCAAGGGTCGCCGGGATAGCTACCGGACTCGCCATCGCGGTGGCCATCGCCCTCGCCGCAGCGGCGACCGGCCTGTTCAACTCCACAACGACCAACCCGGCCGACTTCGTCAGGATCGGGGAGCTGATCTCCACCTCCTACGCCCCGGTCCTCGAGGTGCTCGCCCTCGTGCTCGCAGCCTCCATAGTCGCGGCCCTCACACTCTCAAAAGTCGAACGGGAGGAGAATGCATGA
- a CDS encoding nuclear transport factor 2 family protein: protein MAADFTGSKKEVAAVIRAFFEAGKNKDIPSLPTFHSDFESFTKFDENPPYTRQNSEEAFMYEQAAFANISDYEYQIDALRIDLFGDTSVATFYLMYKGMFVNDYSFEGSPVSSKARVTMVLRRGPQGWRIAHEHFSKFPERVGGDRKSSESSPPRPAP, encoded by the coding sequence ATGGCCGCAGACTTCACGGGGTCCAAGAAAGAGGTAGCAGCCGTGATTCGCGCCTTCTTTGAGGCTGGCAAGAACAAGGACATCCCATCTCTCCCCACCTTCCACTCGGACTTCGAGTCATTCACGAAGTTCGACGAGAACCCTCCATACACCCGGCAGAACTCGGAGGAGGCGTTCATGTATGAGCAGGCGGCCTTCGCGAACATCTCCGACTATGAGTATCAGATAGATGCCCTTAGGATCGACCTCTTCGGTGACACTTCAGTCGCCACTTTCTACCTGATGTACAAGGGCATGTTCGTCAACGACTACTCCTTCGAAGGCTCTCCGGTCAGCTCCAAGGCGAGGGTCACGATGGTCCTCAGGAGGGGGCCGCAGGGATGGAGGATAGCTCACGAGCACTTCAGCAAGTTCCCGGAAAGGGTTGGAGGGGACCGCAAGTCGTCCGAGTCATCTCCTCCCAGGCCTGCCCCCTAG
- a CDS encoding V-type ATPase subunit yields the protein MSSKTYVGTKAFAIRGTLLDAGSVQKLSETTSLEELVNRLRSTPYAESLSNLGQPYSARRIELALRERLATVHHSITLGAGRYRILQQYYLKNIAWDLKLALKSRALGKSYDESVEYLDMKAEELVGRRDLMAKVLAAKDVNEAVSMLSGTEFASDAERALSSYSSKGEIRFFDVFLDHAVLSAISREYSLNPRLYSAKAADAKGVADIVSIDVDAYNAVGILRSKLWGLKDSDIQELIVSPTGRISRDTLSAMIAAESPAEAVKLIESSYRFQLQAAKGDEELIDMVEDSFARELKTTATLAFVWQGLSPGTILALIKLLEFEVSNIAAIAIGVEAGIDPKKILSKLRN from the coding sequence TTGTCGAGTAAGACCTACGTCGGAACCAAGGCCTTCGCGATCAGGGGAACTCTGTTAGACGCCGGGTCAGTCCAGAAGCTCAGCGAAACCACCTCCCTCGAGGAGCTGGTCAACCGCCTCAGGAGTACCCCGTATGCCGAGTCTCTTTCAAACCTCGGGCAGCCATACTCTGCACGACGGATCGAGCTCGCGCTCAGGGAGCGGCTCGCAACTGTCCACCACTCCATCACTCTTGGAGCAGGGAGGTACCGTATCCTGCAGCAATACTATCTCAAGAACATCGCCTGGGACCTCAAGCTCGCGCTGAAGTCGAGGGCTCTGGGAAAGTCCTACGACGAATCTGTCGAGTACCTGGACATGAAGGCCGAGGAGCTGGTGGGACGACGAGACCTGATGGCGAAAGTACTGGCGGCGAAGGACGTCAACGAGGCAGTCTCCATGCTCTCGGGCACAGAGTTCGCCTCCGATGCCGAGAGAGCACTCTCGAGCTACTCATCGAAGGGGGAGATCAGGTTCTTTGACGTCTTCCTCGACCACGCCGTCCTCTCCGCCATATCGAGGGAGTACTCCCTAAACCCAAGGCTCTACTCCGCCAAGGCTGCGGATGCGAAGGGAGTTGCCGACATCGTCTCAATCGACGTCGACGCCTACAACGCAGTGGGCATCCTGCGCTCCAAGCTATGGGGCCTGAAGGACTCTGACATCCAGGAGCTCATAGTCAGTCCGACCGGGCGCATCTCGAGGGACACACTCTCTGCGATGATCGCGGCCGAGTCCCCTGCCGAGGCGGTCAAGCTGATCGAGTCCTCATACCGCTTCCAGCTCCAGGCAGCGAAGGGCGACGAGGAGCTCATAGACATGGTGGAGGACTCCTTTGCCCGCGAACTCAAGACCACCGCCACCCTGGCCTTCGTCTGGCAGGGCCTCAGCCCCGGGACGATCCTGGCTCTGATCAAGCTGTTGGAATTCGAGGTGAGCAACATCGCCGCCATCGCGATAGGAGTCGAAGCAGGAATCGACCCGAAGAAGATACTCTCGAAGTTGAGAAACTAG
- the nuoK gene encoding NADH-quinone oxidoreductase subunit NuoK, whose translation MNSLADFVLVSAILFGIGVYGLVTKRNALRLLFAVELMINAANLNFVAFGQYLPLAQAAGPSAVGQTFVLFSIALAAAEAAVILAIVVVAYRLHQDVDVSELNSMKG comes from the coding sequence ATGAACTCCCTGGCCGACTTCGTCCTCGTCTCGGCCATCCTCTTCGGCATCGGAGTCTACGGCCTGGTCACGAAGCGCAACGCCCTGCGCCTTCTCTTCGCGGTCGAGCTCATGATCAACGCCGCCAACCTGAATTTCGTCGCCTTTGGCCAGTACCTCCCTCTCGCCCAGGCGGCAGGGCCCAGTGCAGTGGGCCAGACCTTCGTCCTGTTCTCCATCGCGCTCGCAGCGGCCGAGGCGGCCGTGATCCTCGCAATAGTGGTCGTCGCTTACAGGCTGCACCAGGACGTCGACGTCAGCGAGCTGAATTCGATGAAGGGATGA